In Scomber japonicus isolate fScoJap1 chromosome 21, fScoJap1.pri, whole genome shotgun sequence, one DNA window encodes the following:
- the LOC128382094 gene encoding melanoma receptor tyrosine-protein kinase-like, translated as MKFSGGGAALLLLLLGRCCCTTIPGRRVCQGMSNQLTLLGTRENHYSNMVRMYSNCSIVLENLEITYILEHQDLSFLQSIQEVGGYVLIAMNEATNIPLVNLTLIRGQNLYEGQYALLVMSNYNRNHSSATLNYTGGLRQLQLSSLTEILKGGVKMTHNPLLCNTETIQWWDILDKASNPSMLFKTDTFPRNCDKCDPGCVNGSCWAAGPDQCQRFTRLQCAEQCSRRCRGPRPSDCCNEHCAAGCTGPRATDCLACKDFNDDGTCKGACPPLTIYNPKTYHVVKNPNARFTYGATCVKACPHNYVVTGGSCVRTCSPGTYEVKENGLQRCKPCDGPCPKACDGVGIGALVNTMAINASNIESFRNCTTINGDVSLIEISFTGDAHYKIPPMDPAKLEYFRTVKEITGFLLIQSWPQNLTSLSVFENLEIIRGRTTKSHHGLAVVKARHLRWLGLRSLKEVSAGRVSVKDNPQLCYTNPNKWSRFFRSRDQVITINNNAPLDACGQQNQTCDPECTEEGCWGPGPTMCVSCRHFDRRGRCVERCNLLQGEPREVEVKSSCVECHSECLLKDEVPTCSGPGPDQCSQCAHFKDGPHCVPRCPHGVLGDGGTLIWKYPDVTHQCQPCHQNCTQGCSGPGLSGCKGATNHSTMAVAVVGGLLVAVILSLVIFVLLRRRRIRRKRTLRRLLQERELVEPLTPSGEAPNQALLRILKETEFKKIRVLGSGAFGTVFKGLWIPDGENVKIPVAIKVLREATSQKANQEILDEAYVMASVDHPHVCRLLGICLTSSVQLVTQLMPYGCLLDYVRHHSDHVGAQWLLNWCVQIAKGMNYLEERHLVHRDLAARNVLVKSPNHVKITDFGLAKLLTANEKEYHADGGKVPIKWMALESILQWTYTHQSDVWSYGVTVWELMTFGLKPYDGIPASEISSVLERGDRLPQPPICTIDVYMIMVKCWMIDPSSRPKFRELIVEFSKMARDPSRYLVIQGDLPSPTDSRFYSRLLSSDDMDDVVDADEYLLPYKGLGNHDNRACGAANGHPVRENSVVMRYITDPTQTMLDKGDITSHEYMNQSMSETSQSSRLSEVLNPNYEDLSLGWGAASLLHPLEDVKYSTQLPGGPEYLNTAQNSLPLAASDSLDNPDYQADFLPQAAPSTTYTRTGLFLPAAENLEYLGLGAALHAPVR; from the exons tgtGCCAGGGGATGAGCAACCAGCTGACGTTGTTGGGGACTCGTGAGAACCATTATTCCAACATGGTGAGGATGTACTCCAACTGCTCCATCGTCCTGGAGAACCTGGAGATCACCTACATCCTGGAGCACCAggacctgtccttcctccag tCCATCCAGGAAGTAGGAGGTTACGTCCTCATCGCCATGAACGAGGCTACAAACATCCCGTTGGTGAATCTGACGCTGATCCGAGGCCAGAACCTCTACGAAGGCCAGTACGCCCTGCTGGTGATGTCCAACTACAACAGGAACCACTCGTCTGCTACTCTCAACTACACCGGAGGCTtgagacagctgcagctcagcagTCTGACAG aGATTCTGAAAGGAGGCGTAAAAATGACCCACAATCCCCTGCTGTGTAACACGGAGACCATCCAGTGGTGGGACATCCTGGACAAAGCCAGCAATCCCAGCATGCTTTTCAAGACGGACACTTTTCCACGTAACT gtgaCAAGTGTGATCCAGGATGTGTTAACGGTTCTTGTTGGGCAGCAGGACCAGATCAGTGTCAGAGAT tTACCAGGTTACAGTGTGCAGAGCAGTGCAGCAGAAGGTGTCGCGGTCCCAGACCCAGCGACTgctgtaatgaacactgtgctGCCGGCTGCACTGGACCTCGAGCTACCGACTGCCTG GCCTGCAAGGACTTTAATGATGATGGAACGTGTAAAGGTGCTTGTCCTCCTCTGACCATCTACAACCCCAAAACTTACCACGTGGTGAAGAATCCCAACGCCAGGTTCACCTACGGAGCCACCTGCGTCAAGGCCTGCCCAC ATAACTACGTGGTGACGGGCGGATCGTGTGTTCGCACCTGCAGCCCTGGAACCTACGAGGTGAAGGAGAACGGACTGCAGCGCTGTAAACCTTGTGATGGACCCTGTCCTAAAG CCTGTGATGGAGTTGGGATCGGTGCTCTTGTTAACACGATGGCCATCAACGCCTCCAACATCGAGTCCTTCAGGAACTGCACTACAATCAACGGGGACGTCTCCCTCATAGAGATCTCCTTCACAGG AGATGCACACTATAAGATACCGCCCATGGACCCGGCTAAGCTGGAGTACTTCAGGACCGTGAAGGAAATCACAG GTTTCCTGCTGATCCAGTCCTGGCCACAGAACCTCAcctctctgtcagtgtttgAGAACCTGGAAATCATCAGAGGAAGAACAACCAAGTC tcacCATGGTCTGGCGGTGGTGAAGGCGAGGCACCTCCGCTGGCTGGGTCTGCGCTCTCTGAAGGAGGTGAGCGCCGGGAGGGTGAGTGTGAAGGACAACCCTCAACTCTGCTACACCAACCCCAACAAGTGGAGTCGCTTCTTCAGATCCAGAGATCAGGTCATCACCATAAACAACAACGCTCCCCTGGACGCCTGCG GACAACAGAATCAAACCTGTGACCCAGAGTGTACAGAGGAGGGCTGCTGGGGTCCGGGTCCCACCATGTGTGTCTCCTGTCGACACTTTGACCGTAGGGGGCGCTGTGTGGAGCGCTGTAACCTGCTGCAGGG CGAGCCCAGAGAGGTGGAGGTGAAGAGCAGCTGTGTTGAGTGTCACAGCGAGTGTCTGCTGAAGGACGAGGTCCCAACCTGCAGCGGCCCG GGTCCagaccagtgttcccagtgcgcCCATTTTAAAGATGGCCCCCACTGTGTGCCACGCTGTCCTCATGGTGTGCTGGGAGACGGAGGCACGCTGATCTGGAAATACCCGGATGTGACGCACCAGTGCCAACCATGCCACCAGAACTGCACCCAGGG gtGTTCAGGTCCTGGACTGTCTGGATGCAAAGG CGCTACCAACCACTCTACGATGGCGGTGGCCGTGGTAGGCGGGCTCCTGGTCGCTGTCATCCTGTCGCTGGTCATCTTTGTGTTGCTACGGCGACGACGaatcaggaggaagaggactCTACGCCGCCtgctgcaggagagagag ctgGTGGAGCCGCTCACCCCCAGCGGTGAAGCTCCTAACCAGGCGCTGCTGAGGATCCTGAAGGAGACAGAGTTTAAGAAGATCCGGGTTCTTGGTTCTGGAGCCTTCGGGACCGTTTTCAAG ggtCTGTGGATCCCTGATGGAGAAAACGTGAAGATCCCAGTAGCCATCAAAGTTCTCAGAGAGGCGACGTCACAGAAAGCCAACCAGGAAATCCTCGAT gaggccTATGTGATGGCGAGCGTGGATCACCCTCATGTGTGCCGTCTGCTGGGGATCTGCTTGACGTCGTCGGTCCAGCTGGTGACTCAGCTGATGCCGTACGGCTGCTTGCTGGACTACGTCCGTCACCATAGCGACCACGTCGGAGCCCAGTGGCTGCTCAACTGGTGCGTCCAGATCGCTAAG ggcaTGAACTACCTGGAGGAGCGTCATCTGGTGCATCGAGACCTGGCAGCGAGGAACGTTCTGGTCAAATCTCCGAACCACGTGAAGATCACCGACTTCGGCCTCGCCAAGCTGCTGACGGCCAACGAGAAGGAATACCACGCCGACGGaggaaag GTTCCCATAAAGTGGATGGCGTTGGAGTCGATCCTGCAGTGGACTTACACACATCAGAGTGACGTCTGGAGTTACG GTGTGACGGTGTGGGAGCTGATGACGTTCGGTTTAAAGCCGTACGATGGAATCCCAGCCAGCGAGATCTCATCGGTGCTGGAGAGAGGAGACCGACTTCCTCAGCCCCCCATCTGCACCATCGACGTCTACATGATCATGGTCAAAT gtTGGATGATCGATCCGTCCAGTCGACCCAAATTCAGAGAGCTGATAGTGGAATTCTCTAAAATGGCCAGAGACCCTTCTAGATACCTGGTCATACag GGCGACCTCCCCAGTCCGACAGACAGCAGGTTTTACTCTCGTCTTCTGAGCTCTGACGACATGGACGACGTGGTCGACGCTGACGAATACCTGCTGCCTTACAAGGGACTGGGTAACCATGACAACCGTGCCTGCGGCGCCGCG AACGGTCATCCAGTCAGAGAGAACAGCGTTGTGATGCGTTACATCACCGATCCGACTCAGACCATGCTGGATAAAGGAGACATCACCAGCCACG AGTACATGAACCAGAGTATGAGTGAAACCAGTCAGAGCAGCCGGCTGTCGGAGGTTTTGAATCCTAACTATGAGGACCTGAGCCTGGGTTGGGGCGCCGCCTCGCTCCTCCACCCGCTGGAGGATGTAAAGTACTCCACCCAACTTCCTGGAGGACCTGAATACCTGAACACTGCCCAAAACTCGCTCCCCCTGGCTGCCAGCGACAGCCTCGACAACCCGGACTACCAGGCTGACTTCCTGCCCCAGGCCGCACCCTCCACCACTTACACCAGGACGGGTCTGTTTCTGCCTGCAGCGGAGAACCTGGAGTACTTGGGTTTGGGTGCTGCGCTGCACGCTCCCGTCCGCTaa